CGGAACGATAGAGATCATATCGGGGCTAAGGACCTATTATGATCAAGCACACGGAATATACCCCTGAAACTTGGCACGTGATGTATCGTACTATTAAGAATAGGAAAGGAGGAAGCACTCATGTTGGCAGATCTGAATGAACGGTTAGAAACGGTCGTAGATCAGAAAAGACAAAAAGCAAAATGGACGGCAATGTATCGGGAACTAGAAGCGCAATTGAAGGAAGAAGAGCAGAAGGAAAAGCGCCTAGGACATCTCTTGGAAAAAGAAGAGGAAGATGTTAAAAAGCTAGAAGGGTTGTCGGTGTCTAACTTCCTTTACACGGTGATTGGAAAAAAGTTAGAGCGTCTAGAAAAAGAAAGACAAGAGGCGGTGGCCGCAAAATTAAAGTATGATGAAGCCGTACATACGGTGGAAGATATGAAATCAGAAATGATTGAACTCTCATCTTTACTGGCCCCACTTCATCATGTCGATCAAACATACGAGACACTATTACAGGAAAAAGAGGCGCTGATTAAGGATACAGCCACGGTTTGGTCGGAAGAATTATTTGCACTTTCAGAGAAAAAGGCAGAGTTGAGCTCTGAATTAAAGGAATATGATGAAGCGATTCAAGCGGGACAATCTGCCCTATCGAAGCTCTCGCATGTGATAGAATCTCTGGATAAAGCGAAGGGATGGTCGACCTTTGATCTATTCGGCGGGGGATTAATCTCTACAGCGATAAAGCATGATCATCTCGATACGGCGAAGGGTGAAATACACAGCGCACAAAATGCCCTAAGAAAATTTGAGTCCGAGCTCAAGGACATCCAAAGACAGTTTGGGCATGTACATATTGACATTGGTGAATTTTTATCATTTGCCGATTACTTTTTCGACGGTTTTATTGTGGATTGGACGGTGCACGGAAAAATAAATGATTCCCTTGAACAAGCAGAACAGGTCTATCACCAAGTAGACGATGTGGTAAGAGAGATTAATAAAGAGCGTGAAAAAATACACCGTGAACGTGAGCAAACGGAACATCGTAGAATTGATACTATAAAAAAGGCGCAATAATATTTTATTAAAAATACGGGATAGGTAAAAATGACGTCTATCTCCGGCTCCTTCAGATGTCATATATGAATGGTGTATCGCTTTACAACTTGCACATTTTCACCTTTTATGATAAATATGTATTAAGCTTGATTTATCTAACATGCGATTTAGAAGCGACGTCTATAAGAATTAAAAACAGACAACAACATACGTTTTACCGCTAGGGGTGCTCTTTGTAGCTGAGAGAGGCGTTGGCCTTAACCCTTGAACCTGATCTAGATCATACTAGCGTAGGGAAGTGGTGGTCGAACCGGTAGTTGTTTATCCCAAATGAGCCAAGTGGTTCAAGTGTAAGTGTATAACTAAAAGAAACTTGAACACTTTTACTGGCATTATTGGGATATCATCGACGGAGTGACGTCTATACATTAGAAGTTAACCACTTTCCTTTTACGGAAGGTGGTTTTTTATATGTTTGAAACGTTTAGGGTCAGATTAGAGGGAGGTCGACCGGAAAGGAGGCAATAAGTCAAAGTGTCAATACAAATTAAACAGCAAACGTTAGACCACTTAATGCAGCAGGTGGACACACGGAAGGACGAACTTATCGAGTTACTGAAAACACTCATCACCTTTGAGACACCTAGTCCGCCTGCAAGAAACACTTCAGAAGCGCAAAGGTTTATCGCTCAGTATCTCAGAGATATGGACTTTGAGACCGATATGTGGGAGGTATATCCTGGAGACCCAAATGTGGTGGGGGTTAAGAAGGGCATACACTCACAGACGTATCACAGCTTAATCATCAATGGACATATTGACGTGGCCGAAGTGGATGATGAAGGGTGGACGTCCTCCCCTTTTGAGCCGTTGGTGAAGGATGGCAGAATTTACGGCAGAGGATCAGCTGATATGAAGGGGGGCATGGCTGGCGTCCTTTTTGCGCTAAAGCTACTAGAACAGAACGGTATTCAATTGCCAGGCGATGTCATACTGCAATCAGTTATAGGAGAAGAGGTTGGAGAAGCGGGGACGCTTGAGTGTTGTCGCAAGGGCTATGGTGCTGATTTTGCAATCGTGGTCGATACGAGTGATTTGAACATTCACGGTCAAGGGGGTGTCATAACCGGGTGGATCACTATTAAGAGTCCAACTACCTTTCACGACGGCACACGGCGTCACATGATACATGCTGGTGGTGGCCTTTTTGGGGCTAGTGCGATTGAAAAAATGGCAAAGATCATTCAAGGCTTACAAGAACTGGAGCGTCACTGGGCGGTGACAAAATCTTATCCCGGTTTTCCTCACGGTAC
The genomic region above belongs to Caldalkalibacillus salinus and contains:
- a CDS encoding acetylornithine deacetylase; translation: MSIQIKQQTLDHLMQQVDTRKDELIELLKTLITFETPSPPARNTSEAQRFIAQYLRDMDFETDMWEVYPGDPNVVGVKKGIHSQTYHSLIINGHIDVAEVDDEGWTSSPFEPLVKDGRIYGRGSADMKGGMAGVLFALKLLEQNGIQLPGDVILQSVIGEEVGEAGTLECCRKGYGADFAIVVDTSDLNIHGQGGVITGWITIKSPTTFHDGTRRHMIHAGGGLFGASAIEKMAKIIQGLQELERHWAVTKSYPGFPHGTNTINPAVIEGGRHPAFIADECKLWVTVHFYPDESHQQVAQEVEDYIRQVAAADPWLREHPPTFEWGGTSMIEDKGEIFPSLDIDIEHPGVQSLMSAHQSVVGEAPKVGMSTSVTDGGWLGEAGIPTVIYGPGEMREAHSVNESLSIAQLIHFTKVMVQTIYTWSHQKKT